In the Topomyia yanbarensis strain Yona2022 chromosome 3, ASM3024719v1, whole genome shotgun sequence genome, one interval contains:
- the LOC131693481 gene encoding brachyurin-like: protein MKTGLVLLLIGALAVVSAEWIDIDWSQVKPIEEFDHYWARLPAEMQFLRKLTPHRRITNGQQAHPGQFPYQVALLSSFSAGTGLCGGSVLTNNFILTAAHCVQNALGGTAIMGAHNRVNNEPSQQRIAFVPAGITIHSGYSPTNIRNDIAVVRLNIGIVFNERIVPVNIPANGDSRTFAGFTGTVSGFGRTSDANQATSAVVMFTSNPIMSHNDCLLSWGGNNNIIQDQNICLSGAGGRSSCNGDSGGPLTVADGDSSLQVGIVSFGSAAGCSIGMPSVYVRVTHFRQWIVDNSDYS from the coding sequence ATGAAGACCGGGCTAGTACTTTTGCTAATTGGTGCTCTAGCTGTGGTTAGTGCTGAATGGATCGATATCGATTGGTCCCAGGTGAAACCGATCGAAGAGTTCGATCATTACTGGGCACGTCTGCCGGCCGAGATGCAGTTCCTGCGTAAGCTGACTCCACATCGTCGAATCACCAATGGACAACAGGCACACCCTGGACAGTTCCCGTATCAAGTCGCTCTGCTTAGTTCATTCTCCGCGGGTACCGGTCTGTGTGGAGGATCCGTGCTGACAAACAACTTCATCCTGACTGCAGCCCATTGCGTTCAGAACGCTCTCGGTGGAACTGCCATCATGGGAGCTCATAACAGAGTGAACAATGAGCCCAGTCAGCAGAGAATCGCTTTCGTTCCCGCTGGAATCACAATCCATTCCGGATATAGTCCAACTAACATCAGAAACGACATCGCCGTTGTCCGCTTGAATATCGGTATTGTGTTCAATGAGCGTATCGTACCCGTAAATATTCCAGCTAATGGCGACAGTCGGACGTTCGCTGGATTCACCGGTACTGTATCTGGATTCGGCCGTACTTCGGATGCCAACCAGGCCACATCCGCCGTGGTTATGTTCACTTCCAACCCAATTATGTCGCATAATGACTGCCTTTTAAGCTGGGGTGGTAATAATAACATTATTCAGGATCAAAATATTTGTCTATCCGGAGCTGGTGGCCGATCGTCTTGCAATGGTGACTCTGGTGGTCCTCTGACTGTCGCCGATGGTGATAGTTCTCTGCAGGTCGGTATCGTTTCGTTCGGATCCGCTGCCGGTTGCTCGATTGGAATGCCATCGGTGTATGTTCGGGTTACACACTTCCGACAATGGATCGTGGATAACTCCGACTACTCGTAA